The following proteins come from a genomic window of Galactobacillus timonensis:
- a CDS encoding isoaspartyl peptidase/L-asparaginase, with protein sequence MARILSTWRMSLEGAAKAQQLLNNHGCAADAVETAIRDVEGNPLYRSVGLAGLPARDGSVSLDSGFMDGATLSIGSVGSIQDFAHPISISRALSKLHLNNCLAGTDAERWASAHGFERVNLHDPQSMKLWQNMLEKQSTPQVYKGHDTVCVIALDDDNNIVVGTSTSGLFLKTPGRVGDSPMPGCGFYADATIGAAAATGVGEEIMKGCLSFAIVSLMKNGRTPQQACDEAVHDLDHRMKKIRGTTDDLSVIAMDMHGNIGASTTIQNFSFVTPDEEGNLTVYVARHNEPDTIYAPATQQWLDAYMAVRHAGKLEQW encoded by the coding sequence ATGGCACGCATCCTGTCTACCTGGCGCATGTCTCTGGAAGGCGCCGCAAAAGCACAGCAGCTTTTGAATAATCACGGCTGCGCGGCTGATGCCGTTGAAACTGCGATCCGTGACGTCGAAGGAAATCCACTGTACCGATCCGTGGGGCTGGCAGGGTTACCTGCACGGGATGGCAGCGTATCTCTGGATTCCGGCTTTATGGACGGGGCGACGCTTTCCATCGGTTCCGTTGGCAGTATTCAGGACTTTGCCCATCCCATTTCCATTTCCCGCGCCCTCTCAAAGCTTCATCTCAATAACTGCCTCGCAGGAACAGATGCAGAGCGCTGGGCATCGGCCCATGGCTTTGAGAGAGTCAACCTCCATGATCCCCAGTCCATGAAGCTCTGGCAGAACATGCTTGAAAAACAATCCACGCCCCAGGTCTATAAAGGTCACGACACCGTCTGCGTCATCGCCCTCGATGATGACAACAACATCGTCGTCGGCACATCGACCAGCGGCCTCTTCCTTAAGACACCGGGCCGTGTCGGTGACTCTCCGATGCCGGGCTGCGGTTTCTATGCCGATGCCACGATCGGCGCCGCTGCCGCTACCGGTGTAGGGGAAGAGATCATGAAAGGCTGCCTCAGCTTCGCCATCGTCTCTCTTATGAAAAATGGCCGCACACCCCAGCAGGCATGTGACGAAGCCGTCCACGACCTCGACCATCGCATGAAAAAAATCCGCGGCACCACCGACGACCTCAGCGTCATCGCCATGGATATGCACGGTAATATCGGTGCCTCAACCACGATCCAGAATTTTTCCTTCGTCACACCGGACGAGGAAGGAAACCTCACCGTCTATGTTGCCCGCCACAATGAGCCGGACACGATCTATGCACCTGCCACGCAGCAATGGCTCGATGCCTATATGGCGGTACGTCACGCCGGTAAGCTTGAGCAATGGTAA
- a CDS encoding ISL3 family transposase produces MSEQSDKQAILEFFNLDTGSVENVIFHNDNGSASVHVLLRPDHPPCPDCGCTLPRVKDYIDKKISHGVFTDRECTIFYHARRYICPVCHRTYYENNPFCFRKQHISALTVENILNDLKIQTETFASVAKRYHISPTTAASVFDAHVKEARRPLPTLMCWDENYAFYHPGENSKYVFVILDFESQEPVDILPSRRKDYLLSYFLKIPVEERKRVKMIATDMYSEYRAIIRQLFPKAYHSVDHYHVSQELSRKADSVRIRVMKQTPKYIEGTKTQTNEYYLLKTFNWMIFKRLDARDKDGKKLFDPGHPRKMNRKLNRFLNYYEIKAMIEAVHPDLKKAWDLKDDVVDFYDNCTYDTAPQELNKLIQSFAASGIPEMKEFSRTLISWREEIINSFIVVKQRHTVDKDTGQVVVSDIKLNNGLMENRNSIIKTIKKAANGYTNWDRFRNRCLYVLRKSSRPLLNPVIPPKKVKQ; encoded by the coding sequence ATGTCCGAACAATCTGATAAACAGGCCATTCTTGAATTCTTTAACCTCGATACAGGCAGTGTGGAGAATGTCATCTTCCATAATGACAATGGCAGTGCGTCTGTCCATGTTTTACTGCGGCCGGATCATCCGCCTTGTCCCGATTGCGGCTGTACCCTGCCAAGGGTTAAGGACTACATTGACAAGAAGATAAGCCACGGCGTCTTTACTGATCGTGAGTGCACCATCTTCTATCATGCCCGCAGGTACATCTGTCCTGTCTGTCATCGAACGTACTATGAGAACAATCCATTCTGTTTCAGGAAGCAGCACATCTCCGCCCTCACGGTTGAAAACATTCTGAACGATTTGAAGATTCAGACCGAGACCTTCGCTTCCGTCGCTAAGCGGTATCACATCTCTCCCACAACCGCTGCCTCCGTCTTCGATGCCCACGTAAAGGAGGCGCGAAGACCTCTGCCCACATTGATGTGCTGGGATGAGAACTACGCATTTTATCATCCGGGAGAGAACTCAAAATATGTGTTCGTTATTCTCGACTTTGAGTCACAGGAGCCGGTGGATATCCTGCCAAGCAGAAGAAAAGATTATCTGCTCAGCTACTTTCTCAAAATCCCAGTGGAAGAGCGAAAGCGCGTCAAAATGATTGCCACGGACATGTATAGTGAATACCGCGCCATCATACGTCAGCTGTTCCCTAAGGCCTATCATTCCGTTGACCATTATCATGTCAGCCAGGAGCTCTCCAGAAAGGCTGACAGCGTCCGGATCAGAGTAATGAAGCAGACTCCAAAATATATTGAAGGCACAAAAACACAAACCAACGAGTATTATCTGCTGAAGACATTCAACTGGATGATATTCAAGCGGCTGGACGCCAGAGACAAAGATGGTAAAAAGCTGTTCGATCCCGGCCATCCAAGGAAAATGAACCGCAAGCTGAACCGGTTCCTCAATTATTACGAAATTAAAGCCATGATCGAAGCCGTTCATCCCGATTTGAAAAAGGCATGGGACCTCAAGGATGACGTTGTGGACTTCTATGACAACTGCACTTACGATACTGCTCCCCAGGAGCTGAACAAACTGATTCAGTCCTTCGCAGCCAGTGGTATTCCGGAAATGAAAGAGTTCTCCCGCACCCTGATCAGCTGGAGAGAGGAGATCATCAACTCATTCATTGTCGTAAAGCAGCGTCATACAGTCGATAAGGACACAGGCCAGGTGGTAGTGTCCGACATAAAACTGAATAACGGATTGATGGAGAACCGGAACTCAATCATCAAGACGATCAAGAAAGCAGCCAACGGATATACCAACTGGGACAGGTTCCGCAACCGCTGCCTCTATGTGCTCAGGAAGAGCTCCCGGCCATTGTTGAACCCTGTCATTCCGCCAAAGAAGGTTAAGCAATGA
- a CDS encoding winged helix-turn-helix domain-containing protein, with product MSIRLNAQDRIVYADGVATHLTKHECGILSVLMAHPDCVVSSEQIYREAWDQEPYACRGTIYVHVHHLRTKIEQDPDCPRHILRAWGQGYVYHP from the coding sequence ATGAGCATTCGACTCAATGCGCAGGATCGTATCGTCTACGCAGACGGTGTTGCGACGCATCTGACGAAACATGAGTGCGGCATATTGTCAGTGCTGATGGCGCATCCGGACTGTGTCGTTTCAAGTGAGCAGATCTACCGTGAGGCATGGGATCAGGAACCTTATGCATGCCGGGGGACAATCTATGTCCATGTGCATCATCTGCGTACAAAGATAGAGCAGGACCCGGATTGCCCCAGACACATTCTTAGGGCATGGGGCCAGGGCTATGTGTATCATCCCTGA
- a CDS encoding GntR family transcriptional regulator: MFLLNIQSKVPIFEQIETQMMRFIETGVLAPGDRLPSVRQLAKDNGINPNTVAKAYARLEQDGYVHNVPKKGVYVAEVIHPQTIDERIVTVMRQWRDEGVAKEMVLACADAAYEEKNDAEN, translated from the coding sequence ATGTTCTTATTGAATATCCAGAGCAAGGTCCCGATCTTTGAACAGATTGAGACACAGATGATGCGGTTCATTGAGACCGGTGTCCTGGCACCGGGCGATCGGCTTCCATCGGTCCGGCAGCTGGCCAAGGACAACGGAATCAATCCCAATACCGTTGCCAAAGCCTATGCCCGGCTGGAACAGGACGGCTACGTACACAACGTTCCAAAGAAAGGGGTCTACGTTGCCGAGGTGATTCATCCACAGACGATCGATGAGAGGATCGTGACAGTAATGAGGCAGTGGCGCGATGAAGGGGTCGCAAAAGAGATGGTTCTGGCATGTGCCGATGCCGCCTATGAGGAGAAGAACGATGCTGAAAATTGA
- a CDS encoding type II toxin-antitoxin system HicB family antitoxin — translation MKTIEYYMSLPYPLEMIPDPAEGGYVARYPDLPGCITVGETLESAAKNAGDAKKAWLEAALADGVDIAEPSSLSR, via the coding sequence ATGAAAACGATTGAATACTATATGAGTCTTCCTTATCCATTGGAAATGATTCCGGATCCAGCGGAAGGCGGATATGTTGCCCGCTATCCGGATCTTCCGGGTTGTATCACAGTAGGCGAAACGCTGGAATCTGCCGCAAAGAATGCAGGCGACGCAAAGAAAGCGTGGCTGGAAGCGGCGCTGGCTGATGGAGTGGATATTGCTGAACCTTCATCGCTCTCTCGCTGA
- a CDS encoding ABC transporter ATP-binding protein, whose translation MLKIENVYKNFGSTEVLKGLNLAVEEGSIFGLVGVNGAGKSTLLRLIAGVYGTDQGTITFADHDTFRDPDIRRYIAFVSDEPYYPIGSTIGSMKNFYASLYDFDDAAFKKYCGIFELNPSMRMLNLSKGMKRRAALLFALSIHPKLLLLDEAYDGLEPIARLHFKQVLADLVEDEKLTVIISSHNLRELEDICDSYGILEDGVMLTYGDLIASRENINKYQAAFTHNMTADAFKDLDVLHLEIEGRVVKAVIRGPQEEVEARIQEMKPALIDVLPVSFEELFIYEVETKGGCHE comes from the coding sequence ATGCTGAAAATTGAAAATGTATATAAAAACTTCGGCTCCACGGAAGTGTTGAAGGGGCTGAATCTGGCGGTTGAGGAAGGCTCCATCTTCGGCCTGGTCGGTGTCAACGGGGCCGGAAAAAGTACGCTGCTGCGGCTGATCGCGGGCGTCTACGGGACGGATCAGGGGACCATTACCTTTGCGGACCATGATACGTTCAGGGACCCGGATATTCGCCGGTACATCGCCTTTGTCAGCGATGAGCCGTACTATCCCATCGGTTCCACGATCGGGTCGATGAAGAACTTTTATGCGTCGCTGTATGACTTTGATGATGCGGCCTTTAAGAAGTACTGCGGCATCTTTGAACTGAATCCTTCGATGCGGATGCTCAACCTTTCCAAAGGCATGAAGCGCAGGGCCGCATTGTTATTTGCGCTGAGCATCCATCCGAAGCTGCTGTTACTGGATGAGGCCTACGACGGCCTGGAGCCGATTGCGCGGCTGCACTTCAAGCAGGTGCTCGCGGACCTCGTGGAAGATGAGAAACTGACCGTGATCATTTCGTCACACAACCTGCGGGAGCTGGAAGATATCTGTGACAGCTACGGCATCCTGGAGGACGGCGTCATGTTAACGTACGGAGATCTGATCGCTTCCCGCGAAAATATCAACAAGTATCAGGCGGCCTTTACCCACAATATGACGGCGGACGCATTCAAGGATCTGGATGTGCTGCATCTTGAAATTGAGGGCCGCGTCGTCAAGGCAGTGATCCGCGGTCCGCAGGAAGAAGTCGAGGCCAGGATCCAGGAAATGAAGCCGGCACTCATCGATGTTCTGCCGGTAAGCTTCGAAGAGCTGTTCATCTATGAGGTGGAAACGAAGGGAGGATGCCATGAATAA
- a CDS encoding FAD-dependent oxidoreductase, whose product MKGKKFTAASVSAFVAAAAVLSGCASSSSTASGKTGTYHGEAQGFGGIVSADVTFDNGKITDVVLTGDKETPTIGGAALDELKKQVLDAGSAEIDGVSGATHTSDAVKEAVQQAIDATEEGTSSTGNTAVTFTAGTYTGTATGYNGPVELDVTFSDSGIDDIQVKTSSETAHVGDVAYDIMFADAKEAVGSGIDSVSGATFTSRAIKDALDDAAQQAGVSDLSAFQKNTVVHSAGDPIDETYDVVVIGAGGAGMAAAAQAVQNGDSVVVVEENAEIGGNTLVSGGQFQSVMKYLVWDENDPEATEAVWDYNGQTYTKLKATQGQLGVLKTILNWSEKPFDPTYFDTHDYVAGDIETLSQAGVHQEYLPTLQALKKEIQAYIDYAQPKLDAGASESDLTLFSTVNLHIFQTYYGGLRRSADGKDWIYGDYDLVSQFIEDGQGLKEWLEDQGSLFADDKQLTLIGALWYRENMNLGCDINKDGEKEATGNWGTYFLPLRTTVESVDGNEIMTRTKAENLIIDNGKVTGVTGTQYDGTPVTLHANKGVVLATGGYAANIQMVIDNNEYWDSQYLTSGIKTTNRSSLQGDGIVMGEAAGAATTGMGFPQMMPISWIDNGNLAFGGGQYAVYINPTTGKRFVDESAERDVLSLGEFANGIDYNGTKGVFLEFTNANTAIGIPYPYDKYENGQVTEISHDDVENRVYYVSNAEDIQKVLDQYGMTAKPEDIYDTIRQYDEAYLADGTPSDGIKKSAWNATIGTVDSNGDYKLEGELLRIRVMAPSTHHTMGGLVVDTKRHVMTTDGASIDGLYAAGEVTGGIHAGNRLGGNAIVEVLVSGRTAANAIDEDNK is encoded by the coding sequence ATGAAGGGAAAGAAGTTTACGGCAGCTTCTGTCAGTGCTTTCGTTGCGGCAGCGGCTGTCCTCAGCGGATGCGCTTCGTCGTCCAGCACGGCTTCCGGTAAGACGGGTACTTACCATGGAGAGGCACAGGGCTTCGGCGGCATCGTATCTGCTGACGTCACATTCGACAATGGCAAGATTACGGATGTTGTACTCACCGGGGACAAGGAAACACCAACGATCGGCGGTGCGGCTTTGGATGAGCTGAAGAAACAGGTACTGGATGCGGGCAGCGCAGAGATCGATGGCGTATCCGGTGCGACGCACACATCGGATGCAGTGAAAGAGGCGGTGCAGCAGGCGATTGATGCGACGGAAGAAGGCACCTCTTCGACGGGTAATACAGCAGTAACCTTTACCGCAGGCACCTATACCGGTACAGCAACCGGCTATAACGGACCGGTCGAGCTGGATGTCACATTCAGCGACAGCGGCATCGACGATATTCAGGTCAAGACAAGCTCCGAGACGGCACATGTCGGTGACGTTGCCTATGACATCATGTTTGCGGATGCCAAGGAAGCAGTCGGCTCGGGCATTGATTCCGTATCCGGCGCAACATTTACGTCCCGCGCCATCAAGGATGCGCTCGATGATGCGGCGCAGCAGGCAGGCGTTTCCGATCTGTCCGCATTCCAGAAGAATACGGTTGTTCATTCGGCAGGTGATCCGATCGACGAGACCTATGACGTTGTTGTCATCGGTGCCGGCGGCGCAGGTATGGCTGCGGCAGCACAGGCCGTACAGAACGGTGACTCTGTTGTCGTTGTAGAAGAAAATGCGGAAATCGGCGGAAATACGCTGGTATCCGGCGGTCAGTTCCAGTCCGTTATGAAGTACCTCGTCTGGGATGAGAATGATCCGGAGGCTACGGAAGCTGTCTGGGACTACAATGGCCAGACCTATACGAAGCTGAAGGCGACGCAGGGTCAGCTTGGCGTTCTGAAGACTATTCTCAACTGGTCCGAGAAGCCGTTTGATCCGACGTATTTCGATACGCATGACTATGTGGCAGGCGATATTGAGACACTGTCGCAGGCAGGCGTGCACCAGGAATACCTGCCGACGCTGCAAGCACTGAAGAAGGAGATCCAGGCGTATATCGACTATGCGCAGCCGAAGCTTGATGCCGGCGCGTCGGAGTCGGATCTGACGCTGTTCTCCACCGTCAATCTTCATATCTTCCAGACATATTACGGCGGTCTGCGCCGGTCGGCCGATGGCAAGGACTGGATCTATGGTGACTATGATCTTGTTTCACAGTTTATCGAAGACGGTCAGGGGCTGAAGGAGTGGCTCGAGGACCAGGGTTCCCTGTTTGCGGATGACAAGCAGCTGACGCTGATCGGGGCCCTCTGGTATCGTGAAAACATGAACCTTGGCTGCGATATTAATAAGGATGGCGAAAAGGAAGCGACCGGCAACTGGGGCACTTATTTCCTGCCGCTGCGCACGACGGTTGAAAGCGTCGATGGCAACGAGATCATGACCCGCACCAAGGCAGAGAACCTGATCATTGATAACGGTAAGGTTACGGGTGTTACGGGTACGCAGTATGATGGTACGCCGGTTACGCTGCACGCCAACAAGGGTGTGGTTCTTGCGACAGGCGGCTATGCGGCCAATATCCAGATGGTCATTGATAACAATGAATACTGGGATTCGCAGTATCTCACCTCCGGAATCAAGACGACGAACCGTTCCTCGCTGCAGGGCGACGGCATTGTGATGGGTGAAGCTGCCGGTGCCGCGACGACGGGCATGGGCTTCCCGCAGATGATGCCGATCTCCTGGATCGACAATGGCAACCTTGCTTTCGGCGGCGGCCAGTATGCGGTCTACATCAATCCGACAACGGGCAAGCGTTTCGTCGATGAGTCCGCGGAACGTGATGTTCTCTCGCTCGGAGAATTCGCTAACGGCATCGACTACAACGGTACGAAGGGTGTGTTCCTGGAGTTCACCAATGCCAATACGGCAATCGGTATCCCGTATCCGTATGACAAGTATGAAAACGGTCAGGTCACCGAGATTTCGCACGACGATGTCGAAAACCGTGTCTACTACGTTTCCAATGCAGAAGACATTCAGAAGGTTCTGGACCAGTATGGCATGACGGCAAAGCCGGAAGATATCTATGACACGATCCGTCAGTATGATGAAGCCTATCTGGCGGATGGTACGCCGTCCGACGGCATCAAGAAGAGCGCATGGAACGCAACGATCGGAACGGTCGATTCCAACGGTGATTATAAGCTGGAAGGCGAACTGCTCCGTATCCGTGTCATGGCTCCTTCGACGCACCACACGATGGGCGGCCTGGTTGTTGATACGAAGCGTCACGTAATGACGACGGACGGCGCATCGATCGACGGCCTCTATGCGGCAGGCGAAGTTACCGGCGGCATTCATGCTGGCAACCGTCTCGGCGGCAACGCAATCGTCGAAGTGCTGGTATCCGGACGTACCGCTGCCAACGCCATTGACGAAGACAACAAGTAA
- a CDS encoding DUF6693 family protein → MYCKNCGTQIPEGSKYCPNCGTPVDHQNDAANNDQNNGWRSWLTPKNIELFAAVSLFFPFFLLIVQGLIIHSWIDSYRFRMMILHIDQIIFLIFTVLGTVAMFHTIRCNPEKQTRSAWLSAAFSVISLLSLIGVIFHWSTSFSVLSPILCTVYGLDLLSRLLLQKKGIESPSDPAADFSAYKQIYDNYRAAHPKAAQVNDTDPYDSYFDGDGATLFGYTVITILVAVVTLNLATPWMICKIMKWRKTHTVISGRRLDFDGTGGSLFGYYLLWSLLCIVTFGIYGFFMHVAMKKWEMKHTFYADDYSEYSDISLFDGDSFQYFGYAFIATLLLTVTCGLAYPWVHTMILKWETSHEVVCNDRLYYDGTATGILVQYLIVYLLTIVTLGIYSPWGTVRLNKYIYAHTHAENY, encoded by the coding sequence ATGTATTGCAAAAACTGCGGAACCCAAATTCCCGAAGGAAGCAAGTACTGCCCCAACTGCGGCACACCTGTCGATCACCAGAATGATGCCGCCAATAATGACCAGAATAACGGCTGGCGCAGCTGGCTGACACCGAAAAATATCGAACTGTTTGCGGCTGTCAGTCTCTTCTTTCCTTTCTTTCTGCTGATTGTTCAGGGACTGATCATCCATTCCTGGATTGATAGCTACCGGTTCAGGATGATGATCCTGCACATTGATCAGATCATCTTCCTCATCTTTACGGTTCTTGGCACCGTGGCAATGTTTCATACGATCCGCTGCAATCCTGAAAAGCAGACCCGCAGCGCATGGCTCTCCGCCGCCTTTTCTGTCATTAGTCTTCTTTCGCTGATTGGGGTCATTTTCCATTGGAGCACATCCTTCTCTGTTCTTTCCCCCATTCTCTGTACCGTCTACGGTCTCGATCTTCTTTCCCGCCTGCTGTTACAGAAGAAAGGTATCGAAAGCCCCTCCGATCCGGCGGCTGACTTTTCCGCCTACAAGCAGATCTATGACAACTACAGAGCAGCGCATCCCAAAGCTGCCCAGGTTAATGACACCGACCCCTACGACTCCTACTTTGATGGTGATGGGGCAACTCTCTTTGGGTACACAGTGATCACCATTCTCGTCGCCGTTGTTACTCTGAATCTTGCGACACCGTGGATGATCTGCAAAATCATGAAGTGGAGAAAGACACATACCGTCATCAGCGGACGCCGCCTCGACTTCGACGGTACCGGCGGCTCTCTTTTCGGATACTATCTGCTGTGGTCGTTGCTATGCATCGTTACCTTCGGCATCTACGGCTTCTTCATGCATGTGGCAATGAAAAAGTGGGAAATGAAACACACCTTCTACGCCGATGATTACAGCGAATACAGCGATATCTCCCTCTTTGATGGGGACAGCTTCCAATACTTCGGCTACGCCTTTATCGCCACCCTGTTACTGACAGTAACGTGCGGCCTGGCATACCCATGGGTCCATACGATGATTCTGAAATGGGAAACGAGCCACGAAGTCGTCTGCAATGACCGCCTCTATTACGATGGCACCGCTACCGGCATCCTGGTTCAATACCTCATCGTCTATCTGCTTACGATCGTGACTTTGGGCATTTACAGTCCCTGGGGAACGGTACGTCTCAACAAATACATCTACGCCCACACGCACGCCGAAAACTACTGA
- a CDS encoding MerR family transcriptional regulator, giving the protein MQIHELSMLTGINPETIRSYRLKGLIHPVQKDNGYYDYTVACLIELTYIRKMREYEIPLYKIQKIYEETDVSQIYDVLDEEIRDIQLQIKSLNNRLRFLEFEKSHIEESTVAFQQKVSVMESVDDKIDYYDLSDVAQLQPSSDFYLSQTAVICISREILNGPIEDRIIPIKAGIGTYRFMLEERNIPVTKDAAIIPNGKHLSMMIAVTDLEHMNLMQIAPMMQYAKDHHLTFLSDTTGYIARVEVRDGKPLYHFRIRACIEIHPRTEKAERASQTH; this is encoded by the coding sequence ATGCAGATACATGAACTGTCTATGCTCACAGGCATCAACCCGGAAACGATCCGTTCCTACCGTCTCAAGGGTCTGATCCATCCCGTACAGAAAGACAACGGCTATTATGACTACACCGTTGCCTGTCTCATTGAGCTCACCTATATCCGCAAGATGCGGGAGTATGAGATTCCGCTCTACAAGATTCAGAAAATTTATGAAGAGACCGATGTGTCCCAGATCTATGACGTCCTTGATGAAGAAATCCGGGACATTCAGCTTCAGATCAAGAGTCTGAACAACCGCCTCCGCTTTCTTGAATTTGAAAAGAGCCATATAGAAGAATCCACCGTTGCCTTCCAGCAGAAGGTAAGCGTCATGGAATCCGTCGATGACAAAATTGACTACTATGATCTTTCCGACGTTGCGCAGCTTCAGCCATCTTCCGACTTCTATCTGTCACAGACGGCGGTCATCTGTATTTCCAGGGAAATCCTCAACGGTCCCATTGAAGACAGGATTATTCCGATCAAGGCCGGCATCGGCACCTACCGTTTCATGCTGGAAGAAAGAAACATCCCCGTCACTAAGGATGCGGCCATCATCCCCAACGGAAAGCATCTTTCCATGATGATTGCCGTCACGGATCTTGAACACATGAATCTGATGCAGATAGCGCCGATGATGCAGTATGCCAAAGACCACCATCTTACGTTTCTCTCCGACACGACCGGCTATATTGCAAGAGTCGAAGTCAGAGACGGTAAGCCCCTGTATCACTTCCGTATTCGTGCATGCATCGAAATCCATCCGCGCACAGAAAAAGCGGAAAGAGCCTCACAGACGCATTAA
- a CDS encoding DUF6431 domain-containing protein, with the protein MECSDPVLDPETGLSMNHCGTARRCVKTPEGSYWIWIPVVVSSNGRHHRVLPDFLVPYKHYSVQTIESALDNDLDLDRYSLPSDSSVYRWNKWLDKLIVQLRIFLKLVDPPDSLLQQLRVLFRRDVRRAPEYDSSSGWVAGINLCLNRPNDFDLGLS; encoded by the coding sequence ATGGAATGCAGCGATCCTGTTTTGGATCCTGAAACAGGCCTGTCAATGAATCACTGTGGAACAGCCAGAAGATGCGTTAAAACGCCAGAAGGTTCTTACTGGATCTGGATCCCTGTCGTCGTCTCTTCCAACGGACGACATCACCGTGTCCTCCCTGATTTCCTTGTCCCTTACAAGCACTACTCGGTGCAGACCATCGAATCGGCTCTGGACAATGATCTGGATCTTGATCGTTATTCGCTTCCTTCCGATTCTTCCGTTTACCGTTGGAACAAATGGCTCGATAAGCTCATTGTGCAGCTCCGGATTTTCCTGAAGCTGGTTGATCCGCCTGATTCGCTGCTTCAACAGCTTCGTGTTCTATTCCGGCGTGATGTCCGCCGGGCTCCAGAATATGATTCTTCCAGTGGCTGGGTGGCCGGAATCAATCTCTGCCTGAATAGGCCAAATGACTTTGACTTGGGCCTTTCCTGA